A DNA window from Propionispora vibrioides contains the following coding sequences:
- the recN gene encoding DNA repair protein RecN has product MLKSLTITNFALIQQVSVEFSEGLNILSGETGAGKSILIDALGIILGERASADFIRTGTEFLRVEAVFTIEQMASVMELLDEQGIVPEEGNIIISRKVTRNGKNTIILNGCHITLAVLRQIGEKLVDMHGQHENQSLLKPEIHIHLLDLFQHDILPVLQSYQEIYRNWLKAKEELARLEAHSREREQRLDMLSWQTKEISAAALQVNEDRDLDNEIRILANAERIARAINHAHLLLGEGLGDQGGIIAQLTEVKKELESIERFDDDLHPIIAAITEALYQLEESTSDIGSYQDTIEFNPERLEMLQLRADLIHKLKKKYGATIEDVLSYYEQAEKELYTINHYDEQIEKLVRQRDSLFAELQAAAAKLGTLRKQSGRELGKEITEHLAHLGMPKANFTVHITSSDRLGTDGANDVVFLFSANPGEELKPLHKIVSGGELSRIALAIKAVFSQKDEIPTLVFDEVDAGVGGEMAFRIAERISLISASKQVLCITHLPQIACMADTHIYIEKVVEEERTTTSLRLLTEEQRLTELARMVSGTEITPIALENAQQILETAKNKKEKWKKTEKL; this is encoded by the coding sequence ATGCTAAAATCGCTAACCATTACTAATTTTGCCTTGATTCAGCAAGTATCTGTAGAATTTTCAGAGGGACTGAATATTTTAAGCGGCGAAACAGGCGCCGGCAAATCAATCCTTATTGATGCTTTGGGCATTATCCTGGGGGAGCGGGCCTCTGCCGACTTTATACGTACCGGAACCGAGTTTCTCCGGGTAGAGGCTGTATTTACCATTGAGCAAATGGCTTCTGTTATGGAATTGTTGGATGAGCAGGGAATCGTCCCGGAAGAAGGCAACATCATTATAAGCCGCAAAGTGACTCGTAATGGCAAAAATACCATTATACTTAATGGCTGCCACATTACCCTGGCTGTTTTGCGGCAAATTGGCGAAAAACTGGTGGATATGCACGGCCAGCATGAAAACCAATCTTTGCTGAAACCGGAAATCCATATTCACCTGCTCGACTTGTTTCAGCATGACATTCTGCCGGTTTTGCAGAGCTACCAAGAGATATACCGAAACTGGCTAAAGGCGAAGGAAGAGCTGGCCAGGCTTGAAGCCCATTCCCGCGAACGTGAACAACGACTGGATATGCTTTCCTGGCAAACAAAGGAAATCTCCGCCGCAGCGCTTCAGGTAAATGAAGACCGTGACCTGGATAATGAAATACGTATATTAGCCAACGCCGAACGAATTGCCAGGGCTATCAATCACGCCCATCTCTTGCTGGGAGAAGGCCTTGGCGACCAGGGCGGTATCATTGCTCAATTGACGGAAGTAAAAAAGGAACTGGAGTCCATTGAACGCTTTGATGATGACCTGCACCCGATCATTGCAGCGATTACGGAAGCCTTATATCAATTAGAAGAAAGCACCAGCGATATAGGCAGCTACCAGGATACCATTGAGTTTAATCCCGAACGTTTGGAAATGTTGCAGCTGCGGGCCGACCTGATTCACAAGCTAAAAAAGAAATACGGAGCAACGATCGAAGACGTTCTGAGCTATTATGAGCAAGCCGAAAAAGAACTGTATACCATTAATCATTATGACGAACAAATCGAAAAATTGGTTCGCCAGCGGGACAGTTTATTTGCTGAGCTCCAGGCTGCTGCAGCCAAGCTGGGTACATTGCGAAAGCAGTCGGGGCGAGAGCTGGGTAAGGAAATAACCGAACACCTTGCTCATTTGGGGATGCCCAAGGCTAACTTTACTGTTCATATCACGTCTAGTGACCGATTAGGAACGGATGGCGCCAATGACGTGGTGTTTTTATTCTCGGCCAATCCTGGGGAAGAACTAAAACCCTTGCATAAAATAGTCTCCGGTGGTGAACTATCCCGTATCGCACTAGCTATTAAAGCTGTTTTTTCGCAAAAGGACGAGATCCCGACCCTGGTCTTCGACGAAGTGGATGCCGGTGTTGGCGGAGAAATGGCCTTTCGCATTGCGGAACGAATTAGTCTGATCAGTGCCAGCAAACAGGTGCTATGTATCACCCATTTGCCGCAAATTGCCTGTATGGCGGATACACATATTTATATAGAGAAGGTTGTGGAAGAGGAACGGACGACTACTTCGCTTCGCCTGTTAACGGAAGAACAACGGCTAACCGAATTGGCCCGGATGGTTTCCGGTACAGAGATTACTCCGATTGCCTTGGAAAATGCGCAACAAATACTGGAAACTGCTAAAAATAAAAAAGAAAAATGGAAAAAAACAGAGAAACTTTGA
- a CDS encoding tRNA (mnm(5)s(2)U34)-methyltransferase, giving the protein MQTLNAVQMAQRLLLSKVQQATCLVDATMGKGGDTLFLARNSSPAATIYSFDIQAAAIKQTQELLIRHGLEQKVKLISASHATVGEHVGLGTLEVAMFNLGYLPGGDHLLITRPQTTLAALHICLQRLQVGGLVSVVAYPGHTGGNEETQAVEAFLEKLPQSIFTACCWNVINHTKYPPRLYIIEKTRGEFFEGDTARKD; this is encoded by the coding sequence ATGCAAACCTTAAACGCCGTTCAAATGGCGCAGCGACTATTGTTGTCTAAGGTTCAACAAGCGACCTGCCTAGTCGATGCTACCATGGGAAAAGGTGGCGATACACTGTTTTTAGCCCGTAACTCTTCTCCCGCTGCCACGATATATTCCTTCGATATTCAAGCTGCAGCGATAAAGCAAACACAGGAACTACTGATTAGGCACGGTCTTGAACAAAAAGTCAAACTGATTTCAGCCAGCCATGCAACGGTTGGTGAACATGTCGGCTTAGGAACGCTTGAGGTTGCTATGTTTAATCTGGGGTATCTCCCGGGAGGGGATCATCTGCTGATTACCAGGCCACAGACAACTCTTGCGGCACTACACATCTGTCTGCAGCGGTTGCAGGTAGGTGGTTTGGTTTCTGTTGTCGCTTATCCGGGGCATACGGGGGGAAATGAAGAGACACAGGCAGTAGAGGCTTTCCTGGAAAAATTACCGCAAAGCATATTTACCGCCTGCTGCTGGAATGTGATCAATCATACCAAGTATCCACCCCGGTTATATATAATTGAAAAGACGAGAGGTGAATTTTTTGAAGGGGATACGGCACGCAAAGATTAA
- the argR gene encoding arginine repressor — MKGIRHAKIKEIIEHKVIETQEELAESLRKEGIEITQATVSRDIKELMLIKVPVGDGRYRYAFPLEQNVIFSQARMARMFQDSVLLLDHSQNMIVLKTLPGTAQAVASTIDCAKWSEVLGTVAGDDTIFVVVKPPDAVPMVLSKFQNLLQQ; from the coding sequence TTGAAGGGGATACGGCACGCAAAGATTAAGGAAATCATTGAACATAAAGTAATTGAGACACAGGAAGAATTGGCGGAATCCTTACGCAAAGAAGGTATTGAGATCACCCAGGCCACTGTTTCCAGAGACATTAAAGAATTAATGCTAATTAAGGTTCCTGTTGGGGACGGACGATACCGGTATGCGTTTCCCTTAGAACAAAACGTGATTTTTTCTCAGGCGAGAATGGCGCGTATGTTCCAAGATTCTGTTCTGCTCCTGGACCATAGCCAGAATATGATTGTCTTGAAGACTCTTCCAGGGACGGCACAGGCGGTTGCCTCCACTATTGATTGCGCCAAATGGTCGGAAGTGTTAGGAACCGTTGCCGGTGATGATACCATTTTTGTTGTAGTAAAACCGCCGGACGCAGTTCCCATGGTGTTAAGCAAATTTCAGAATTTGTTACAACAATAG
- a CDS encoding TlyA family RNA methyltransferase → MSKERLDILLTTQGLAPSRERAKACIMAGLVFVNGQKVDKAGTLVSTTANLIVQGDSIGYVSRGGLKLAKALAYFQIDMTGKVMADIGASTGGFTDCALQHGAAKVFAIDVGYGQLAWSLRTDERVVNMERTNIRNVTVDMLGVYLDFATIDVAFISLTKVLPVVKSLLAEHATVIALIKPQFEAGREKVGKKGVVRDASVHIEVITHIIEFARETGLVPMSLTFSPVKGPEGNIEYLIHLANFPTEDVLTSQVIAEVVANAHGTLS, encoded by the coding sequence ATGAGTAAAGAGCGTTTGGATATTTTATTGACCACCCAGGGCTTGGCTCCCAGCCGCGAACGGGCCAAGGCCTGTATCATGGCCGGACTGGTCTTTGTCAACGGTCAAAAAGTGGACAAGGCCGGCACTTTGGTGTCCACCACGGCTAACCTCATCGTCCAAGGCGACAGCATTGGCTATGTCAGTCGTGGCGGCTTGAAATTAGCTAAGGCCCTGGCGTATTTTCAGATTGATATGACCGGAAAAGTCATGGCTGATATTGGTGCATCAACCGGTGGCTTTACTGATTGTGCTTTGCAACATGGCGCCGCTAAGGTTTTTGCTATTGATGTTGGTTATGGACAACTAGCCTGGTCTTTGCGAACCGATGAGCGTGTCGTTAACATGGAAAGAACGAATATCCGCAATGTGACGGTTGATATGCTGGGTGTTTACTTGGACTTTGCTACCATTGACGTGGCATTTATATCTTTAACCAAAGTTCTGCCCGTAGTAAAATCGCTACTGGCAGAACACGCTACTGTTATCGCATTAATCAAACCTCAATTTGAAGCAGGCCGGGAAAAAGTAGGGAAAAAAGGTGTCGTAAGGGATGCCAGTGTTCATATAGAGGTTATTACACATATTATAGAGTTTGCCAGGGAGACGGGGTTAGTACCAATGAGCCTGACTTTTTCCCCGGTAAAAGGACCGGAAGGTAATATTGAGTATTTAATTCACTTGGCTAATTTTCCTACGGAAGATGTACTTACCAGTCAGGTAATCGCCGAAGTGGTTGCCAATGCCCATGGGACTTTATCTTAA
- a CDS encoding NAD(+)/NADH kinase, with protein MLTFALFPNFKKKNIGNVLSWVIEYLRKNQVRVLLPEEMAKTDTYQSLTHPFEQEPSQDITLALTLGGDGTLLSTARKIAPYGIPLCGINMGQLGFLTEVELPELSVALDKLIAGAYTTENHVMLEAIVCRGKKTIYVSSALNDVVVTRGGCSRMIRLNLYINHALTANYSADGLIISTPTGSTGYSLSAGGPIIKPSLNVLLITPICPHTLNSRSLVVADTEEMLIKLQSVSDDIVLTLDGQTIYKLLTGDQITVRRSGFSAQFVKFNDQNYYGKLHSKLRRGK; from the coding sequence TTGCTGACTTTTGCTTTATTTCCTAACTTCAAAAAAAAAAATATTGGTAATGTACTATCCTGGGTTATCGAGTATCTGCGTAAAAACCAGGTACGGGTCCTGTTGCCGGAAGAAATGGCAAAAACAGATACATATCAAAGCCTGACCCATCCTTTTGAACAGGAGCCGAGCCAGGATATTACACTGGCCCTTACCCTGGGAGGCGACGGCACTTTGCTTAGCACCGCCAGAAAGATTGCACCATACGGAATTCCGCTTTGCGGTATTAATATGGGGCAACTGGGTTTCCTAACGGAAGTGGAACTGCCGGAGCTAAGTGTAGCTTTAGACAAATTGATTGCCGGAGCGTATACTACGGAAAACCATGTCATGCTGGAGGCAATAGTTTGCCGTGGCAAGAAGACCATCTATGTTTCCTCCGCCTTAAACGATGTTGTTGTGACCCGCGGCGGTTGTTCCCGTATGATCCGGTTAAATTTGTATATAAACCATGCTTTAACGGCAAACTACTCGGCTGATGGCTTGATTATTTCCACACCTACCGGTTCCACAGGCTATTCTCTGTCAGCCGGCGGTCCGATCATAAAACCCAGCCTGAATGTATTATTGATAACTCCCATATGCCCTCATACATTAAATTCACGTTCACTGGTAGTTGCCGACACTGAAGAAATGCTGATCAAACTGCAATCGGTATCGGATGATATCGTGTTAACCTTAGACGGTCAAACGATTTACAAGCTATTGACCGGCGACCAGATAACCGTTAGACGTTCCGGATTTTCGGCTCAATTTGTCAAATTTAATGATCAAAATTACTATGGGAAATTACATAGTAAGCTGCGAAGGGGCAAATGA
- a CDS encoding polyprenyl synthetase family protein: protein MLRKYIQEKSALIDLALEEFIPEYNGYPAKVFEAMRYSLLAGGKRLRPVLLMAAADAVGGQGARYRHVACGLEMIHTYSLIHDDLPSMDNDDYRRGKLTNHKVFGEAIALLAGDGLLTAAFEIMLAQPEVAPAVLLQVVREIASSAGATGMIGGQTVDLLSEGKMIDIATLTYMHQAKTGALFKAALRAGAMLANAQTWQVDALTTYAEEFGLTFQITDDILDVTGDQAKIGKPIGSDEKNQKATYVSLYSLAEAQSMAEAAGQRALSALDKFGPEADILRLMVRYVLTREN, encoded by the coding sequence ATGTTACGCAAGTACATTCAGGAAAAAAGCGCACTCATCGACCTGGCTTTAGAAGAATTTATTCCGGAATATAACGGATATCCGGCAAAAGTCTTTGAAGCCATGCGCTATAGTCTGTTAGCAGGTGGTAAACGCCTGCGTCCCGTCTTATTGATGGCTGCCGCCGATGCCGTTGGCGGTCAGGGAGCCCGTTACCGGCATGTTGCCTGTGGTTTAGAAATGATTCATACCTATTCCTTAATACATGATGACCTGCCCAGCATGGACAATGATGACTACCGGCGCGGCAAACTCACCAATCACAAGGTGTTTGGTGAGGCAATTGCCTTGCTGGCAGGAGATGGTCTGCTCACGGCTGCATTTGAAATCATGCTGGCCCAGCCGGAGGTTGCACCGGCGGTATTGCTCCAGGTTGTGAGGGAAATAGCCTCGTCTGCCGGCGCAACAGGCATGATTGGCGGGCAGACAGTTGATTTATTGTCGGAAGGAAAAATGATTGATATTGCTACCTTGACGTACATGCATCAGGCCAAAACCGGTGCCTTATTCAAGGCTGCGCTGCGTGCCGGCGCCATGCTGGCAAATGCACAAACATGGCAGGTAGACGCATTGACTACCTATGCGGAAGAATTTGGCCTGACTTTCCAAATCACTGATGACATTCTTGATGTAACAGGTGATCAAGCGAAAATCGGCAAGCCGATCGGCAGTGATGAAAAAAATCAAAAGGCTACCTATGTCTCGCTCTATTCACTGGCAGAGGCCCAGAGTATGGCGGAAGCTGCCGGACAGCGGGCACTTTCTGCTTTGGACAAGTTTGGTCCTGAAGCCGACATATTGCGCTTGATGGTTCGCTATGTTCTAACCCGCGAGAATTGA
- a CDS encoding divergent PAP2 family protein: protein MSEFLTSLGHNIILLSAFTAWLSAQLLKVLTSFLEHREFNAERLVGSGGMPSSHTALVVSLAFATGLQDGFASSTFAIAVILASIVMYDAAGVRNAAGKQAKVINRLVHQMRVEHTLPDIKLKELLGHTPLEVLAGAALGILVAYAFDIFR from the coding sequence GTGTCTGAGTTTCTGACTTCCCTGGGACATAACATTATTCTCCTAAGTGCTTTTACAGCCTGGCTAAGCGCCCAATTACTAAAAGTACTTACTTCTTTTTTAGAGCACCGCGAGTTTAATGCTGAACGGTTGGTCGGCTCGGGCGGTATGCCAAGTTCTCATACGGCTCTGGTAGTCAGTTTGGCTTTTGCTACAGGCTTACAGGATGGCTTTGCTTCCTCCACCTTTGCCATTGCTGTCATCTTAGCGTCCATTGTGATGTACGATGCGGCCGGTGTGAGAAATGCAGCCGGTAAACAGGCTAAAGTCATCAATCGTTTGGTTCATCAGATGCGGGTCGAACATACCCTGCCTGACATAAAACTGAAGGAATTACTGGGACATACGCCGTTAGAGGTTTTAGCCGGTGCCGCTCTAGGTATTTTAGTTGCCTATGCGTTTGATATTTTTCGCTGA
- the spo0A gene encoding sporulation transcription factor Spo0A, with protein MTKEVIKVAIADDNREFAAIMQEFLTQQEDIELVGIAYNGEQILTIIQEAKPDVVILDIIMPHLDGIGVLERVNTFTGKRPKIIMLTAFGQESITQRVVELGADYYVLKPFNMEVLASRIRQLASTITLQRPVVAQAIKARPVDVEVTNIIREIGIPAHIKGYQYLRDAIMMIIGEIELLGAVTKVLYPMIAQKYSTTPSRVERAIRHAIEVAWSRGNMEMINRIFGYTIKLEKGKPTNSEFMAMIADKLRMEMRGA; from the coding sequence ATGACAAAAGAAGTAATTAAAGTGGCAATTGCTGATGATAACCGTGAATTTGCTGCAATTATGCAGGAATTTCTTACTCAGCAGGAAGACATCGAATTGGTAGGGATAGCGTATAATGGAGAGCAGATTCTGACAATCATTCAGGAAGCTAAGCCTGATGTAGTTATCCTGGACATTATTATGCCGCATTTGGATGGCATTGGTGTATTAGAACGGGTTAATACTTTCACTGGAAAACGTCCTAAAATCATCATGTTGACTGCTTTTGGACAAGAAAGCATTACTCAGCGGGTTGTGGAACTGGGTGCGGATTATTACGTGTTAAAGCCATTTAATATGGAAGTCTTAGCTAGCCGAATCAGACAGTTAGCCAGCACGATTACTTTGCAGCGACCTGTAGTTGCTCAGGCAATAAAAGCTCGTCCCGTCGATGTAGAGGTTACTAATATTATCCGCGAGATTGGCATTCCGGCTCATATTAAGGGTTATCAATATTTACGTGATGCAATCATGATGATTATCGGTGAAATTGAATTGCTTGGGGCGGTCACCAAAGTCCTGTATCCCATGATTGCCCAAAAATACTCAACGACTCCCAGCCGGGTTGAGCGGGCTATCCGTCATGCGATTGAAGTCGCCTGGAGCCGTGGCAATATGGAAATGATCAACCGGATTTTTGGTTATACCATTAAACTGGAAAAAGGTAAACCTACCAATTCTGAATTTATGGCGATGATTGCCGACAAGCTCAGAATGGAGATGCGCGGCGCTTAA
- the spoIVB gene encoding SpoIVB peptidase, with amino-acid sequence MHKSRRRSVTGIMIVLLILSFCFSPQFRNIYNLPPHINMIEGETTFFPINFPLTIKIYKNTSYEMSSPVYAFSKEVALSSQTIGKTVVEFKLLGIFPLRSIQVDVIPAIKLIPGGHSIGVILHSHGVLVVGNSPVQNQEGQLVTPARDAGIELGDTIISINGVTVNSDAQVADIIDNSGKNGRPLQMIIKRNTEEMNVTVSPVLCNETRRYRIGLFVRDSAAGVGTLTFYEPKSRAYAALGHVIADSDTNQPIDCDQGKIVLATISGIQQGKRGQPGEKIGAFVEDNEIVGDIKKNTTFGIYGQMKTNLTNELYPEALPVASMNQVQTGPAEILTVIDNQKIEKFSVDIQKINLQEAPSSKGLVIKVTDPRLLEKTGGIIQGMSGSPIIQNGKLIGAVTHVFVHDPTKGYGCFIDWMLMESGLIPKTEKQTVGKLFTFSLPFVFM; translated from the coding sequence ATGCATAAAAGCCGTCGGCGGTCTGTTACGGGGATAATGATTGTATTACTCATTCTCAGCTTTTGCTTTTCACCACAATTTCGCAACATCTATAATCTTCCGCCGCACATCAATATGATTGAAGGGGAAACAACTTTTTTTCCTATTAACTTTCCTTTGACGATTAAAATATATAAAAATACCAGTTATGAAATGAGCTCCCCTGTTTATGCATTTTCAAAAGAAGTGGCTCTATCATCACAGACTATCGGTAAAACCGTTGTTGAGTTTAAATTGTTGGGAATTTTTCCTTTGCGCAGTATTCAAGTGGATGTGATTCCAGCTATTAAATTAATTCCTGGCGGGCATTCGATTGGTGTGATTTTGCACTCGCACGGCGTACTTGTCGTCGGCAATTCGCCAGTGCAAAATCAGGAAGGTCAGCTTGTAACACCGGCAAGGGATGCGGGAATTGAGCTCGGTGATACAATTATAAGTATTAACGGAGTGACCGTTAACAGTGACGCTCAGGTAGCTGATATAATTGACAATAGCGGAAAAAACGGACGACCTTTACAAATGATTATTAAACGAAACACGGAGGAAATGAATGTAACTGTTTCACCGGTATTATGTAACGAAACTAGGCGTTACCGGATTGGACTTTTTGTTAGAGATAGTGCGGCCGGAGTTGGTACACTTACTTTTTACGAACCCAAATCGCGGGCCTATGCTGCTTTAGGACATGTGATTGCCGACAGTGATACCAACCAGCCTATTGATTGTGATCAAGGTAAAATTGTATTGGCTACCATTTCGGGTATACAGCAGGGAAAGCGAGGCCAACCGGGAGAAAAAATCGGTGCCTTTGTTGAGGACAATGAAATAGTAGGAGATATTAAGAAAAATACCACCTTCGGCATATATGGCCAGATGAAAACCAATTTGACCAATGAGCTGTATCCGGAAGCTTTGCCTGTCGCCTCCATGAATCAGGTACAAACAGGGCCTGCCGAAATTTTGACCGTTATTGATAACCAAAAAATAGAAAAATTCAGTGTAGATATTCAAAAAATCAATCTGCAAGAGGCTCCTAGCAGTAAAGGACTGGTTATTAAGGTTACCGACCCCCGTTTACTAGAAAAAACCGGCGGAATTATTCAAGGAATGAGTGGTAGCCCTATCATTCAAAATGGAAAACTAATTGGCGCAGTAACTCATGTCTTTGTACATGATCCCACCAAAGGCTATGGCTGCTTTATCGACTGGATGCTGATGGAAAGCGGATTAATTCCAAAAACAGAGAAACAAACGGTAGGGAAATTATTCACTTTTTCCTTACCGTTTGTTTTTATGTAA
- a CDS encoding Kae1-like domain-containing protein, with amino-acid sequence MTRCYLGIDTSCYTTSVAIFSEAGHLVAEARKLLTVKAGGRGLAQSEMVFQHSRNLPPLLEQALTSIQDERVLAAIGVSAYPRPLPDSYMPAFLVGEGYAKALACMQNSRLYRISHQENHILAGIWSAGGPAGNNFLAVHVSGGTTEIVRVSKTSPMSLERLGGSSDLHAGQFIDRVGVAMRLPFPAGPHLEKLAAQGHDNPLLLPVAARGLQISFSGPESHVMRLLPKNPDFAALAAGVEICVAEALYKMIREAIGQTGLEEVLMVGGVMSNSFIRQYVSKKLTAERAKLYFPQREFSSDNAVGAAYFASIQ; translated from the coding sequence ATGACTCGCTGCTATCTAGGAATTGATACCAGTTGTTATACAACATCAGTGGCCATTTTCAGCGAGGCCGGTCATTTAGTCGCTGAAGCCCGAAAATTACTAACCGTTAAAGCTGGTGGCCGTGGCCTGGCGCAATCTGAAATGGTATTTCAACACTCGCGCAATTTGCCGCCGCTGTTAGAACAGGCGCTGACTTCCATTCAGGATGAACGGGTTCTCGCTGCCATTGGGGTATCTGCCTATCCCCGTCCTTTGCCGGATTCTTATATGCCGGCTTTTCTGGTGGGGGAAGGCTATGCCAAGGCGCTGGCCTGTATGCAAAACAGCAGGTTATACCGGATCAGCCATCAGGAAAACCATATCTTAGCCGGCATTTGGTCAGCAGGCGGACCGGCTGGTAACAATTTTTTAGCTGTCCACGTCTCCGGCGGGACGACAGAAATTGTCCGAGTTAGCAAAACCAGTCCGATGAGCTTGGAAAGGCTCGGCGGCAGCTCTGATTTGCATGCCGGTCAATTTATTGATCGTGTAGGTGTCGCGATGAGACTTCCTTTTCCTGCGGGACCTCATTTAGAAAAACTAGCAGCTCAAGGTCATGATAATCCTCTTTTGTTGCCTGTTGCAGCCCGGGGATTGCAGATTAGTTTTTCCGGACCTGAGTCTCACGTAATGCGTCTTTTACCTAAAAATCCTGATTTTGCGGCGCTAGCTGCCGGCGTGGAGATTTGTGTCGCAGAGGCTTTGTATAAAATGATTCGCGAGGCAATAGGACAGACTGGTCTTGAGGAAGTTCTAATGGTGGGCGGTGTTATGTCCAATTCCTTCATTCGGCAATATGTTTCTAAAAAATTAACCGCCGAACGGGCGAAACTGTATTTTCCACAAAGAGAATTCAGCAGTGATAATGCCGTTGGTGCGGCATACTTCGCTTCTATACAATAG
- the xseA gene encoding exodeoxyribonuclease VII large subunit: MKVYTVSDITKYIKQAFVRDAILSSVYIKGEISNYKQHYSGHCYFTLKDSNATIRAVMFKSRAQFLRFRPHDGLQIIAGGQISVFERDGQYQLYVEQLLPDGVGDLSLAFQQLKERLSVEGLFDESRKRPLPMLPQRIGIVTSPTGAVLRDIVTVSKRRHPGISLTLFPVKVQGPEAPKEIARALAVLNRLKQVDVIIVGRGGGSIEELWAFNEEEVVRSIAASEIPIVSAVGHETDYTLSDFAADRRAATPSQAAELIVPDAAELRRYVQALRDMLIKDMYHIIDSNRTCVLKYIGSRSFTQPYELIKDKHQLVDELVQRLVQATGKTVVTKQHAFKLLTEKLLVLNPLSVLARGYSITRTAEKEVVRSVRDVVPGQELEIVLAQGSLTAKVITVREGEPREKENH; this comes from the coding sequence TTGAAAGTATATACGGTCAGTGATATTACAAAATATATTAAACAAGCCTTTGTTAGGGACGCCATACTTTCATCCGTCTATATTAAAGGTGAAATTTCAAATTATAAGCAGCATTATTCCGGACATTGCTATTTTACTTTAAAAGACAGCAATGCGACAATACGGGCCGTTATGTTCAAAAGCCGGGCACAGTTTCTCCGCTTTAGACCGCATGACGGGTTGCAGATTATTGCCGGAGGTCAGATTTCCGTTTTTGAACGGGACGGGCAGTACCAATTGTATGTTGAACAATTATTACCCGATGGTGTCGGTGATTTAAGCCTTGCTTTTCAACAATTGAAGGAAAGACTTTCAGTAGAAGGATTGTTTGATGAAAGCCGGAAACGGCCTTTGCCTATGTTGCCGCAAAGAATCGGCATTGTTACCTCGCCGACGGGGGCTGTACTGCGGGATATCGTTACGGTTTCCAAACGAAGACATCCCGGCATTTCTTTAACTTTGTTTCCAGTCAAGGTACAAGGACCGGAGGCGCCAAAAGAAATTGCCCGCGCCCTTGCCGTGTTAAACCGGCTAAAGCAAGTCGATGTAATCATTGTCGGTAGGGGCGGTGGTTCGATCGAGGAGTTATGGGCATTTAATGAAGAGGAAGTCGTCCGCAGCATTGCGGCTTCTGAAATACCGATAGTATCGGCAGTAGGTCATGAGACAGATTATACTCTTTCCGATTTTGCGGCAGACAGACGGGCTGCCACTCCCTCGCAGGCTGCCGAGCTGATTGTCCCCGATGCGGCAGAATTGCGCCGCTATGTACAAGCATTGCGTGACATGCTGATAAAAGATATGTATCATATAATTGATAGCAACCGGACTTGTGTTCTGAAATATATTGGCAGCCGTTCCTTTACACAGCCTTATGAACTGATTAAAGATAAGCACCAGCTGGTTGACGAACTTGTGCAACGGCTGGTGCAGGCAACTGGTAAAACCGTCGTTACCAAACAGCATGCATTTAAACTGCTGACGGAAAAATTGTTGGTATTGAATCCTTTATCCGTATTGGCACGCGGTTATAGTATTACCCGTACGGCCGAGAAGGAAGTTGTCCGCTCCGTCCGAGATGTCGTTCCCGGTCAAGAACTGGAGATTGTTCTGGCACAAGGCAGTCTTACTGCTAAAGTGATTACCGTGAGAGAAGGAGAACCCCGTGAAAAAGAAAACCACTGA
- the xseB gene encoding exodeoxyribonuclease VII small subunit, which produces MKKKTTELAENQTTGNELLFEEALQKLEDIVKQLEKGELSLDESLARFSEGVLLSKACLTKLNNAEQQIDTILHEEEGIMVEKPLPLQEDM; this is translated from the coding sequence GTGAAAAAGAAAACCACTGAGTTAGCTGAAAACCAAACAACCGGAAATGAGCTATTGTTTGAAGAGGCATTGCAGAAATTGGAAGATATCGTGAAACAACTGGAAAAAGGCGAACTGTCGCTTGACGAGTCGCTTGCCCGTTTTTCGGAGGGAGTTCTTTTATCCAAAGCCTGCCTTACCAAGCTAAATAATGCCGAACAACAAATAGATACAATATTGCATGAGGAAGAGGGCATAATGGTAGAAAAACCATTGCCTTTGCAGGAGGATATGTAA